CGGCTTTGCTTCTGCTTGGGGCAGTGTGTGGGTATATTGTCATGTATCAGCTGCTGAAGAGAGACAGGTGAGTTATTTATTGCTGCCATTGGTAATGAAGTGTTTGCACCGTGCTCGAGTGCCAAGGCAGCACCTGGCAGTGCTCTGCGGAAACCTCTGCAGTGCAATGCTTTAACTGTGCTCTAAATTAATATCTATGAGGAGtcctctgggaaatctgttTCTACAGGAGGACGCAGGAAGACAAAGAAGCACTAGGACAAGACTACACTGGTTCTTCCTGGGAAAGGCGTGGTCATCCTAGAGGTAAAGGTGAAGCAGAGTCAGGAGGAGGACCAGGAAGGGATGAGACAGCCCAAGGCAACAGGTTCCGGGACAGCTGCCGCCTGTTTCCTGAGGTCTTTGCAGCAGAGCTTGCCCAGCGGTACAAGAACATGGGCGCAGAcccctcacctctgcccacGTGTCCCTTCTGTGATCTGGCTGATGGTGCCTCTTCACAGGACCACTGGATTTCCCTGGACTCACCTCAGCCCACACCATTCTcatgctcctgctgccagtaccagcaggaatattttatattagaGGAAAACGATTATTTTAGTGATagcatgtaaataaatatatttctaaaagcaGTAAGTTCTTGCCTGTTGTGGCTGTTTCTGTTGGGGTAGAAtgcccagagctgggaacagggctggagctgtgagaTGAGCTGTGAGGAACCTGCACTGCAGTGCGGGACCTGTTTGTGCCAGCCTCAGCCTGCTTTCCCAGCAATGGCCATCAACAAGGCTTTCCTGCACCAGTACAGGGACATGCTGGTGACGAGTGACATGCAAAATCTTCTCTACTACCTCATTTGGGATGCTGCCCTGAATCAGGATGCtctgggcagagagggaaggatgTTCTGGGAAAGACACCTGTCCAGTGCTGAGTACATCAAGGAGACCTGACATGGTGACTTAGGTCACAGGGGATGTGGCAGGTCCCACCCACAGAGCTCAGATCAAGGATCAAGGAGCAGAAAGTTGGAGCCAGGCTGAGtgagggacagaggggaaggGATCTGATATTAGTCACAGGAGtggtattaaaaataaaat
This sequence is a window from Prinia subflava isolate CZ2003 ecotype Zambia chromosome 27, Cam_Psub_1.2, whole genome shotgun sequence. Protein-coding genes within it:
- the LOC134562364 gene encoding uncharacterized protein LOC134562364 — translated: MSPRDPLAWYGPLLIMCCSLQGKDYDKVPGGFPGGFPEGFPEVPEDLLTAWDEASSERDDENPDVLETIPMEESDSVPGSDTKIEPIQDTNPLIEPQEFSGSAAGQKAETAGHCDPSKYYILGTVAASALLLLGAVCGYIVMYQLLKRDRRTQEDKEALGQDYTGSSWERRGHPRGKGEAESGGGPGRDETAQGNRFRDSCRLFPEVFAAELAQRYKNMGADPSPLPTCPFCDLADGASSQDHWISLDSPQPTPFSCSCCQYQQEYFILEENDYFSDSM